A segment of the Filifactor alocis ATCC 35896 genome:
TGGGAGAAGGTTCGGTTAAATTAGTACACCGTTTGTTGGACTCACAGGGAAAAGATATAGAAGAAAATTTTGAAAAAGTACACACCATGTATAACAAAACATATGATGAAGATTATCTCTATCTATGCAAACCGTATGAAGGAATTACAGAACTGATAGACGAATTGAAAAGACGGAAGTATATCATTGCCGTGCTATCCAACAAACCGCACAGTACCACTGTAAAAATTATTGAGGCATTGTTTGGCAAAGGAACATTTACCAAAATTTATGGGCAGAGAGAAGGAATTCCGTTGAAACCGGATGCACAAGCCTTACATTCGATATTGGATGAGTTGGAGTTATCGAAAGAAGAATGTGTCTATATCGGCGACACGAAGACGGATATGTTGACAGGAAAAAATGCAAATGTATTTACTGTCGGAGTATTGTGGGGATTTCGAGATCGAGACGAATTGGAACAATATCAGGCGGATGTCATCATTTCATCACCGGAAGAGCTGTTGACAATAGAGTAGACAAATTTTTGGTCATATCAATACAACAAATCGAAGGAATGATATCAGAAAGGAACATCAAACAATGTTTTTATTTGTATTAGAAATTATGGGAAGTATTGCATTTGCCATTTCGGGTGCAATGGTAGCAATCAAAAAAGAATTTGACCTGCTTGGAGTCATTGTACTGGGGATTACCACCTCTATCGGAGGAGGTATTATTCGTGATGTGATTTTGGGAATTACGCCACCCAAAACATTTCAAAATTCAATTTATGCAAAAGTTTCTATCGTATCTTCCGTCATCGTATTCCTTTTTGTATATATCAATCGAAGTAATATGATGAAACGGGAAATTAAAGTGCTGTATGAAAAACTACTTTTGATATCCGATACAATAGGATTGGGAGTATTTACAGTGGTTGGAATTAACATCGCATACAGTCAGTTGGAAGAGCCGAATACATTCCTATTCATTTTTGTAGGAGTTCTGACCGGAGTAGGAGGGGGACTGTGCAGAGATATGATGGCGGGAAACAAGCCGTATATCTTTGTGAAACATATCTACGCCAGTGCATCTATCGCCGGTGCGCTTACGACGGTATATCTTTGGGAAGTCACCAATAAAAATATTGCGATGATGTGTGGAATAGCAGTTGTTTCCATCATACGATTTCTTGCAGCACATTTTGAGTGGAATCTACCTAAGATAAAGAGAACAGAAGAGAACAATAATAGAATGATGATTCAGAAGTGAAAAAACTAACTTCTAAAAAAAGGCATTCAAAATTAAGTATTCAAGTTGGTATTGCTTTGGTATATTTTAAAATAGTGTTTATACTAATATTCCTTAGGATTATGGAACAATTAAGATAAAAATACTGATGAAAGGTAGAAAATGCATAAAATTATAAAAAAAGACACAGAAGAAATAAAAGAAATAAAAAATAATGCTTGTAATTCCAATGTATTAGAAAGTTTTTATCAACACTTTTTGTCCTATAGGCCTTTGTTACCGAAAAATAGGCGCTGATGTTCTGAAACAAAAAACAAGAGATGGTCTTATAAAACCATCTCTAAAAAAACGTTCCCGATTTTCATTAAACTTAGAATTATTTGCTATTTATAGGTGTATTTTCTGGATTAATGATAAACGGCTTCCACACATCAGGCTCTGACTTCTGTTTATATCTTGCATATAGCCAAAATCCTATGCCTATGACAGCATATCCCAATAATGTAAGCCAAGCTCCTACCTCCATAGCCATTACAGAAGCAATCAAAATCCAAATGCAAAACAAAACTCCGACAGTAGCAACAATATTCGCATGCTTAACGTAAAATGGTCTTTCCCAGTTAGGTTGTTTTTTTCTCAACTTCAAAAAGCTCAACACAACCATCAAGTAAACCAATCCTGCTGCAATTCCATATATTGTATAAATATAATTTACCCAAGTTTCTGGTGCAAAAACGGTGAAATAAACCGATGTTACACCTACAAGAATATTCGCTATATGGGGCTGACCATTTTTATTTATCTTTGCAAATACAATGGGAAACTGTCTTTGCTTCGCAGCTCCATATAATGTACGTGAAGCCGAAAGCCAAAAACCTGACAAGGTAGTTAAGCAAGTTCCTGTTCCCATAACCACGAGGACTACTCCTAACCAGTGTTTTCCTATGATATCTGCAACCCTTGGATCTACAACATCAGTTTCAGCTACCCATTGCTGACTAACAATCCCTCCTACTCCAATTACCGCAAGACAATAGATCAAAACTGTCAGAAACAAAGAACCAATAAAAGCTACTACAAGCCTTTTTCTTGGAAAATTCGTTTCTTCCGATAATTGGGGAATCAAATCAAATCCTACAAACTTCATGACCAAAAGCCCTACCGCAGCACTATATCCACTGAAACCTTTTGGAAATATAGGTTTCAGTGTATTTATGCTCCATTGCTCACTCCCGATGAATGTTATTGAAGCTAAAATAGAAATGACCAGTGTGGACCAAAATAATACATTTTGAATTCTTGCTAAAAACTTGATTTCAAAATTCGTCAAGATAAACCAAACTAAAAGAATCACTGCCGCAATAATTTTAACCTGCAAAAATGTTACCGGAAACAAGTATCCCAACATACTCGCTATCCCATAAGATACAGTAGGCATTGCCATAATGTACAAAAGCATTACACACCAAAAACACAGCCAACCCGAATTCCATCCGAAGGAATTCGATATCCAAATATTAGCTCCTCCGGCATAAGGCAACATACCTGTCAACTCAGCATAAATCAAACACAAGGATAAAACAAGTATGGCACAAGTAATCAAAGCTACCGAAGAACCTACACCGCTCAGTTCAAACCATAATTTAATCTCTACCATCCATGCTGCGATCATTCCTCCCGCAGCCATTGCAATAACCTGAAATAGTCCTAATTCTTTCTTGAATTTATTTTCGCTCATGACATTCTCCTATTCCTAATTTAGACAAATTAAGTTTTTTTGTTTAAGTTTATCAAATCAAAACCCTTTGATTGTACCAATCAAATTTATTTTCGATTTGACTTTTCCAAAAACTTTCTTATCCACACCAAAGAGCAGCTTTTAAATTCAACCTCAAACTTCGCATATAATAAAGTGAAAAAAAGCTTAAAATATCAATCAAAATCAAAAATAAAACAGCATGAAACCGTCCTATTTGGTATCATTGAATTACAAGAAAAACAACACACAGAGAAGGATTATGCTATAAACAATGACATAACACAAACTATCCAAAAATGGAACGGGATTTCCCAATAGGTACAACCATTTTTTTAACGCTTTTCCATTTTCTCAGCCTTAAGAACATCCAATGTCTACAAGAAAGGAAGAAACCCTGTTCTATTGGTGCTACTATTCTAATTATGAGACATCCTTCTAACCTTGATGTTCCATCTGGAAAAGAAATAACAGTAATTACGTATAACCCTTCAAGTTCAAATAAACTACTTTCCTATAGCTTTTCTTTTATCAGTTTGATTATATCCTTTGCTTCCATTACATAGGTATAAATAATATTCATAATTTTCAGTTCTGTGTCATGCAATTGCATATCTGGAGCTGCACAGGCATCATCTATCGTAATGACTTGATATCCTGCATCAGCCAAACCTCTTACCGTAGAGGCTACACACTGATCCGTTACAATTCCACACACTACCACTGTTGTAATTCCCATATTTTGTAGTAATTGTAAATAGTTTGTTCCTGTCGTAACACTATCTGTTGTCTTGTTTACAACAATTTCATTTTTTTGAGGTGTTAATTCCTTAACCATCTCCGCAGCATAACTATCTACATGAAGAAGCATACCATTCCATCCTTCAGTCTTCTGAACAGGGGAACGATCCTCCCCATCTTCACGCAAACAAGCTATTCTTCCAAAGCTGACAGGCAAACCGTTCTCTCTAAAAAAATCCAAAATCTTTCTCGAATTTGGTATTACAACCTTCTCCAATCTGTCATAGTGGGGTTCCCACCGTTCCCAATCCCCTGCTTCTTTAAATCCAAGTGCTTCTCCAAAATCCCTTAAACAAAATTCATTTTGAAGATCGACAATAAGTAACATTGTTTTTTTTGGTTCAATAACATAGTCAGGAAACTCTTCAACCCCATCATAATAGAAAGATAAAAATTTACGATTAAGTTTCATACTACTCCGCCTCCTTACAATTCCAAAACATGGATACCTATCACAAATAACACACCATCGTGAATACACAGTTTTTTGAAAATACAGAATATTATGTGTTCTTAAATTTCAAAATATAGAATACTGTGTATTCTTATAAATATTTATACCATATTAATGGTGTAATTGTCAATATTTTTGCATATCCGCTTAATATATTTCTCTAGGATTGTCAAACATATGTGACAAAACCACCCGGTAAAAGTTTAAGCTACAGTCTTAAAATAATTCTCTACCATTTCATTCGGTGTTCTAAATTTTAATACTCTTCTTGCTATGTTATTGGTTCTGATACTATACCTCTTAAATGATTTGTACATCTCTTCTTCACTCTTGAATCTTCTTCTTCTGTAGAATAGTTCGTTGTCTATCTTATGACTTCTTTCTACTACTCCGTTTTGCCATGGGGAATACGGTCTTGTTCTTAATATATTCTATTCCTAACTTTTTCATAACTTTTTCAAATAGTGACTTCTTTTGTTCTCTTTCATTACAAAACTCTCTTCCGTTATCTGTCTGTATTGGATCTATACTAAAAAAGCATCCATAGTAAATGAAACATTAAAGAACACATTGAACAGATTGAAGGAACCACAAAAAATATTTAGAAGCATAACAAGTGATAACGGCTTAGAGTTTGCGAAATTATGTGAACTTGAAAAAACATATATAGGAAACATCTATTACTGTCATCCCAATAATCCTCAAGAAAGAGGAACAAATGAAAAGCACAATAGCCTAATCAGAAGATTTCTACCGAAAGGAAAATCATTAAATGATTATGAAGAAGAACACTATATAAAGATAATGAATTGGATGAACAATTTGCCAAGAAAAATCCTAAATTACCGCACTCCTATAGAAGTTTTTATAGAAGAACTAAATAACTTAGGACTTTTAGATGATAATGAGGAATTAGTTCAATTTGATATTGCAATTTAAGTTAAGAAATTAAGCAATCAAACAATTAAAAAATATATTGATACCGGAGATTATAAGGATAAAGCAGGAGCATATGGCATACAGAGTGGAGCATATGATTTTGTAGATTATATTGTAGGTGATTCGGAAAATGTAATCGGATTACCCACAAAGAAGGTACTTAATGCGATGGGACAAGTTGAACATTTGTTGTCAGAGTTGGATTAAACATCATCCTTTACGGTAATAGGGGAGTAGGTTATGTCAGATTTAAGAATGAGAGATATTTCTTTAGATGAGAAACCAAGAGAAAAAATGATGAAGTTGGGCGTTTCCGCTTTGTCTAATGTAGAATTATTGGCAATTATTTTGGACACAGGTTCATCTGACAAATCGGTATTGGATTTATCACAGGAAGTTTTATCTTTGTCGAAAGGGCTTTCCGGAATACGAAGTCTTTCCATAAACGATTTTCTCTCAATTAAAGGAATAGGTCCTGCAAAGACAGGTAGGATCTTAGCTTCATTGGAGCTAAGCAGTAGGATAGCAAAACAAGAATCCGAAGATTTGTTTCAGATTGATAGTGCGGTTTCTGTTGCAAATCTGTTTATGGAAGAATTGAGATACTTAAAGAGAGAGGTGTTCAAAGTTTTGTTCTTGGACACAAAGAACAAAATCATCTGTGATAGAGATATTTCCGTAGGCTCTCTTAATGCATCCATTGTTCATCCTAGAGAAGTGTTTAAGGAGGCACTTTTGTATAGTTCAAATAAAATATTTTTGATTCACAATCATCCTTCCGGAGATACGGAGCCAAGTAGAGAAGATATTTTGATTACCGAGCGTTTGAAAAAAGCAGGAGAGTTGTTAGGTGTGGAAGTGTTGGATCATATTATTATCGGAAACGGAAAATACAGTAGTTTAAGAGAGTGTGGATACTTATAAATGGAACGAATAAAAGAAATAATTTTAAAGAAAATAATTAGGAACAAAAAAACATACTATATCATGGGGTTACTCTTGATAACATTGTTTTTGTTAAACTCAATTAACGGAAATTTCGGTTCGGAAAACAGGGTTCTTTCGTTCTATGCAACATCTTCAAAACTAATAACTTCAAGCAGTAATAAAATAAAGTTTGTTTTGGGTTCTAAGGGAAAAAGCTCTGAAGAAGAAATTGAATTGTTGAAAGCAAAGAATGAAGAATTGAAATCGCAATTGATTGAAAATATGATTACAAAGTCAGATTTGGAAGAGCTGAAGAATTTGAAATCAAGTTTGAATTATGTTTCAAACAATGAAAATTCAGAGTATATTTCGACATCGATTGTTTATAAAAATGATGGAAATTTTTTCACTTCCTTTGTTATAGATGCAGGTAAAAATTTCGGTGTTCAAAAAGACAGCATTGTGATTGGGCAAAACGGATTAGTGGGAATTATTTTTGAAGTCAATGAAAAATATTCCAAAGGAATGTCTATTTTGGATTCGGATATTTCCGTTAGTTTCCAAGCGTTGCGAAACAAGGAGGTAGCAGGAATTGCAAGTCAAAACATCATTATGAATATAAATGATGATTTTTCGGGATACTTAAAGGGATATTTATTTGATAAGGAAGCAAGTGTTTTTACCGGAGATATTCTGGTAACTTCCGGGTTAGGACTCTATCCTGCCGGAATCCAAATCGGAGAGGTAGAAGGAGTGGTTGAAGACAAATCAAATCTTTTACAATATATCAAAATTAAACCTTATGTTAATTTTAAGACAATTGACAAGGTAATTGTAATCAACCCGAGAGTGTTGCATTAGGGGATGGAGAAGTTATGAAGAATGTAATATATATATTATTTGGATTTTTTATATTGCTATTGGAACTGATTTTGTTCAATAGGGTATCTTTATTTGTAATCAGTGCCAATATTCTTATTATTTACATTGCAACACTATCTATTTTTACAAGTTTGGATAGAGTATTATTTGTATCTTTGTTTCTTGGATTGGGAAAAGACTTTGTTTTTGAAAGAATATTTGGATTAAATGCGATGATTCTTATTATATTAGGAATTCTGTTCGGGAATTTAAAAGGGAGTATTTATAAAGAAAAATGGACAATTCCTATTTTTTTATCAGGTATTTCATCTGTTATTTATATGCTTATCTATTCATTATTCTATAGAATGTATTTGGGAAGAGCTTATTCTTTTTTGTATTCCATTAAAATGTTAGGAGCATTTCTTTTTGTTGAAATTGTAGTCAGTTTAGTAATATACTATCCTCTTCGTAAGATAGTGCAAATTGTGGAAGATAGATGGTGAAACTATGAAATATAATATGCAGAGTAGGTTTTATGCTTTTTTTGTTGCGGTTGTGGTCATGTTCAGTTTGATTTTTTTGAAAATAACATATTTGACAATTTTTTCCGGAGATTTGTTTAGTAGAAGAGAGGCCAGTTTCGTTTACAAAAAAATTGAAGTGAAAGCTCCAAGAGGAGAGATTAGAGATCGTTATGGACGCCTGTTGGCCGGAAATAGACCCAGCTTTAATGTACAATTATCCAGAAATAACAGCTTGTCTCAAGAGGAGCAAAACAATGCTATCCTAAAAATAATTTCTATTTTGAAACAAAACAACGAAAAAATTGTAGATGAATTTCCAATCAAGATAGATGCAAACAACTACTACTATTTTACTTACGATGAAGAGCTTCGAAAGTGGAAAGAAAAGAACAATATTGATCCAAATGCCAGTGCAAAAGAATCTTTTACACTGATTGCAAACTTGTTAGTGGAGCAGGGAGTTATCAGGATAGATAAGGATACCACATCAAAAGAAATTCAACAGAAGATGATTGCCGCGGGATATTATCCTCCCATTTCTATTCAACAAGAAATGAAATTTTCAC
Coding sequences within it:
- a CDS encoding HAD family hydrolase, coding for MKKAYIFDLDGTLVDSIPTISHFANQALIQYGCKPVEEDLYKLFLGEGSVKLVHRLLDSQGKDIEENFEKVHTMYNKTYDEDYLYLCKPYEGITELIDELKRRKYIIAVLSNKPHSTTVKIIEALFGKGTFTKIYGQREGIPLKPDAQALHSILDELELSKEECVYIGDTKTDMLTGKNANVFTVGVLWGFRDRDELEQYQADVIISSPEELLTIE
- a CDS encoding APC family permease, encoding MSENKFKKELGLFQVIAMAAGGMIAAWMVEIKLWFELSGVGSSVALITCAILVLSLCLIYAELTGMLPYAGGANIWISNSFGWNSGWLCFWCVMLLYIMAMPTVSYGIASMLGYLFPVTFLQVKIIAAVILLVWFILTNFEIKFLARIQNVLFWSTLVISILASITFIGSEQWSINTLKPIFPKGFSGYSAAVGLLVMKFVGFDLIPQLSEETNFPRKRLVVAFIGSLFLTVLIYCLAVIGVGGIVSQQWVAETDVVDPRVADIIGKHWLGVVLVVMGTGTCLTTLSGFWLSASRTLYGAAKQRQFPIVFAKINKNGQPHIANILVGVTSVYFTVFAPETWVNYIYTIYGIAAGLVYLMVVLSFLKLRKKQPNWERPFYVKHANIVATVGVLFCIWILIASVMAMEVGAWLTLLGYAVIGIGFWLYARYKQKSEPDVWKPFIINPENTPINSK
- a CDS encoding cysteine hydrolase family protein is translated as MKLNRKFLSFYYDGVEEFPDYVIEPKKTMLLIVDLQNEFCLRDFGEALGFKEAGDWERWEPHYDRLEKVVIPNSRKILDFFRENGLPVSFGRIACLREDGEDRSPVQKTEGWNGMLLHVDSYAAEMVKELTPQKNEIVVNKTTDSVTTGTNYLQLLQNMGITTVVVCGIVTDQCVASTVRGLADAGYQVITIDDACAAPDMQLHDTELKIMNIIYTYVMEAKDIIKLIKEKL
- the radC gene encoding RadC family protein, translated to MSDLRMRDISLDEKPREKMMKLGVSALSNVELLAIILDTGSSDKSVLDLSQEVLSLSKGLSGIRSLSINDFLSIKGIGPAKTGRILASLELSSRIAKQESEDLFQIDSAVSVANLFMEELRYLKREVFKVLFLDTKNKIICDRDISVGSLNASIVHPREVFKEALLYSSNKIFLIHNHPSGDTEPSREDILITERLKKAGELLGVEVLDHIIIGNGKYSSLRECGYL
- a CDS encoding trimeric intracellular cation channel family protein; protein product: MFLFVLEIMGSIAFAISGAMVAIKKEFDLLGVIVLGITTSIGGGIIRDVILGITPPKTFQNSIYAKVSIVSSVIVFLFVYINRSNMMKREIKVLYEKLLLISDTIGLGVFTVVGINIAYSQLEEPNTFLFIFVGVLTGVGGGLCRDMMAGNKPYIFVKHIYASASIAGALTTVYLWEVTNKNIAMMCGIAVVSIIRFLAAHFEWNLPKIKRTEENNNRMMIQK
- the mreC gene encoding rod shape-determining protein MreC; its protein translation is MITLFLLNSINGNFGSENRVLSFYATSSKLITSSSNKIKFVLGSKGKSSEEEIELLKAKNEELKSQLIENMITKSDLEELKNLKSSLNYVSNNENSEYISTSIVYKNDGNFFTSFVIDAGKNFGVQKDSIVIGQNGLVGIIFEVNEKYSKGMSILDSDISVSFQALRNKEVAGIASQNIIMNINDDFSGYLKGYLFDKEASVFTGDILVTSGLGLYPAGIQIGEVEGVVEDKSNLLQYIKIKPYVNFKTIDKVIVINPRVLH
- a CDS encoding rod shape-determining protein MreD produces the protein MKNVIYILFGFFILLLELILFNRVSLFVISANILIIYIATLSIFTSLDRVLFVSLFLGLGKDFVFERIFGLNAMILIILGILFGNLKGSIYKEKWTIPIFLSGISSVIYMLIYSLFYRMYLGRAYSFLYSIKMLGAFLFVEIVVSLVIYYPLRKIVQIVEDRW